From the genome of Ziziphus jujuba cultivar Dongzao chromosome 6, ASM3175591v1, one region includes:
- the LOC132804085 gene encoding putative receptor-like protein kinase At3g47110: MDIMDHSDLCCRWILSIFFHCGIILFCINVHMESASSAPDYGNESDHLALLDLKNKIIQDPLGIMNSWNHSIHFCNWVGITCNPSSKRVLALNLMALKLGGSIPPSIGNLTYLTEIRLQNNSFHGEIPQEMGHLLQLQHLNLSYNSFVGKIPTNITHCKELRYFIVSGNKLTGSIPVQFSSLSKMVGLDFSKNNLTGSIPAWIGNFTSLYSLSLRQNNFQGSISEDLGHLKGLGEFILTDNNLSGIVPPSIYNISSIYYFTFTQNQLHGSLPPDVGITLPNLEIFAGGVNRFNGPIPVSLSNCSQLQKLDFAQNHLSGTVPENVGSLNNLNRLNFDDNLLGNGKSGDLNFLSSLANCTVMEVLGLAYNNFGGELPRSIANLSSHMSRLTIGGNILHGSIPNGIGNLVDMTILGLETNRLGGTVPEIIGKFHKLQGLYLRGNMFSGSIPFSLGNLTSLSILFLEENKFEGSIPQSLGNCTFFMTLNLSSNSLSGNIPREVIGLSSLTISLSLSQNSLTGSLPSEVGVNLEELDLSENKLSGELPSNLGKCVSLERLHLEGNEFEGTIAQTLESLGGLAEMDLSRNNLSGLIPKFLSKLSTLKFINLSYNNFEGELPREGIFANATAVSILGNDKLCGGIPKQLLPPCLKHNSTRKIFSLKVVVPVTCAAILLAVILSFLVGYYIWRPVTKYSIEDWQSNISYSDLFQSTDGFSENNLIGSGSFGSVYKGVLSRDNTIVAIKVLNLQQQGASKSFLEECNALRSIRHRNLLKIITTCSSIDHEGNDFKSLVFEFMANGSLEQWLHPRDNGEHLNKRLSLIQRLNIAIDVASALGYLHHDCETPIVHCDLKPSNVLLDEDMVAHVGDFGLAKFLFEASDNPSESQTMSVSLRGSIGYIPPEYGMGGHVSILGDIYSYGIFLLELFTGKRPTDDIFKDAMSIYQFVEVALPNHVMDIVDPSLLFEDDEDEENENNIEETAMNNVNRQVNVGRITNNCLISVMQIGLMCSRHPPGERMLMNMVVNKMQAIRESYLKMQEEVRI, translated from the exons atggacatcATGGATCATTCAGATTTGTGCTGTAGGTGgatattatccatatttttccactGTGGGATCATTCTTTTCTGCATTAATGTTCATATGGAATCTGCATCCTCAGCTCCTGATTATGGAAATGAATCCGATCATCTAGCTTTACTAGACTTGAAGAATAagataatccaagatcctctcGGAATCATGAACTCCTGGAACCATTCCATCCATTTCTGCAACTGGGTTGGCATCACATGCAACCCGTCAAGCAAACGAGTATTGGCTTTGAACCTAATGGCTCTAAAGCTGGGTGGTTCAATCCCACCTTCAATAGGAAATCTCACTTACCTCACAGAAATTCGCCTGCAAAATAACAGCTTTCACGGTGAAATTCCTCAAGAAATGGGTCATCTTCTGCAGCTGCAGCATCTTAACTTATCGTACAATTCCTTTGTGGGAAAGATTCCAACAAATATAACTCACTGCAAAGAGCTAAGATATTTTATTGTAAGTGGCAACAAACTTACTGGGTCAATTCCAGTCCAGTTCAGTTCCCTATCAAAAATGGTGGGCTTGGATTTTAGCAAGAACAATCTTACTGGAAGTATCCCAGCTTGGATAGGAAATTTCACTTCTCTGTACTCGCTTTCACTTCGCCAGAACAATTTCCAAGGAAGCATATCCGAAGATCTTGGCCATCTAAAAGGCTTGGGGGAATTCATACTCACGGACAATAATCTCTCTGGTATTGTTCCTCCTTCTATTTATAATATCTCCTCCATATACTATTTCACGTTTACACAGAACCAGCTACATGGAAGCCTACCACCAGATGTTGGCATTACTTTGCCTAATCTCGAAATATTTGCTGGTGGAGTTAACAGATTTAATGGCCCTATTCCCGTATCATTGTCCAATTGTTCTCAACTTCAAAAGCTTGATTTTGCTCAAAATCATCTCAGTGGAACAGTGCCTGAGAATGTAGGGAGCTTGAACAACTTGAATAGACTCAATTTTGATGATAATTTGCTGGGAAATGGAAAATCCGGTGACCTTAATTTTCTTAGTTCATTGGCCAATTGTACTGTTATGGAGGTGTTGGGTCTGGCCTACAACAATTTTGGAGGAGAACTGCCTAGATCCATAGCTAACCTATCATCTCATATGAGCAGATTAACTATTGGGGGGAATATCTTACATGGAAGTATTCCAAATGGGATCGGAAACCTTGTCGACATGACCATTCTCGGATTGGAGACTAACCGGTTAGGAGGTACTGTACCTGAAATAATAGGGAAGTTTCACAAGCTACAGGGACTTTACTTGAGAGGAAATATGTTTTCTGGGTCAATACCCTTTTCCTTGGGTAACTTAACTTCATTGAGCATTCTCTTTTTGGAGGAGAACAAATTTGAGGGAAGCATACCTCAAAGTCTTGGAAACTGCACATTTTTTATGACCCTTAACCTTTCAAGCAACAGTCTCAGTGGTAACATTCCCAGAGAGGTCATCGGTCTTTCTTCCCTTACAATATCTTTGTCACTGTCTCAAAATTCCTTAACTGGTTCCTTACCATCTGAGGTGGGTGTAAATCTTGAGGAGTTGGATTTATCAGAAAACAAGTTATCAGGTGAGTTGCCAAGCAACCTTGGAAAATGTGTTAGTTTGGAACGCTTGCATTTGGAGGGCAACGAATTTGAAGGTACAATCGCTCAGACTCTGGAAAGTCTAGGAGGTTTGGCAGAAATGGATCTTTCCCGAAATAACTTATCTGggttgattccaaaatttcttaGTAAACTTTCAACTCTTAAATTTATTAATCtttcttataataattttgagGGTGAATTGCCAAGAGAAGGGATTTTTGCAAATGCTACTGCAGTTTCGATTCTTGGAAATGATAAGCTCTGTGGTGGCATCCCAAAACAGCTTTTACCACCATGCCTCAAGCACAATTCAAcgaggaaaatattttctctgAAGGTGGTAGTCCCAGTAACTTGTGCCGCTATATTGTTAGCAGTTATATTGAGCTTTTTGGTTGGTTATTACATATGGAGGCCTGTTACTAAATATTCGATTGAGGATTGGCAATCGAATATTTCTTACTCGGATCTTTTTCAATCCACAGATGGGTTCTCTGAGAACAATCTAATTGGTTCGGGTAGCTTTGGTTCTGTATATAAAGGCGTTCTTTCTAGAGATAACACAATAGTCGCGATTAAAGTATTAAACCTTCAGCAACAAGGAGCTTCCAAGAGCTTCCTTGAGGAGTGCAATGCTTTGAGAAGCATTAGACATCGTAATCTTCTTAAAATCATTACTACCTGCTCAAGCATCGACCACGAAGGTAACGACTTCAAAAGTCTAGTTTTCGAGTTCATGGCCAATGGAAGTTTGGAGCAGTGGCTGCATCCGAGGGACAATGGTGAACACTTGAATAAGAGATTGAGCCTTATTCAGAGACTGAACATAGCCATCGATGTTGCTTCTGCTTTGGGTTATCTCCATCACGATTGTGAAACACCTATAGTTCATTGTGATCTAAAGCCGAGTAATGTTCTTCTTGATGAAGATATGGTTGCTCATGTTGGTGACTTCGGACTAGCAAAGTTCCTCTTTGAAGCATCAGATAACCCCTCGGAAAGCCAAACAATGTCTGTTTCGCTAAGGGGTTCTATTGGGTATATTCCTCCag AATATGGCATGGGAGGCCACGTTTCCATACTTGGAGATATCTACAGCTATGGTATATTCTTGCTAGAGTTGTTCACAGGAAAAAGACCTACTGATGATATCTTCAAAGATGCTATGAGCATTTACCAGTTCGTGGAGGTGGCTTTGCCTAATCATGTCATGGATATAGTAGATCCTTCATTGCTatttgaagatgatgaagatgaggaAAATGAAAACAACATTGAAGAGACGGCAATGAACAATGTCAATCGCCAAGTCAATGTTGGAAGAATAACAAATAATTGTTTGATCTCGGTGATGCAAATTGGACTCATGTGCTCCAGACATCCACCAGGAGAGCGGATGCTTATGAACATGGTTGTCAACAAAATGCAAGCAATTAGAGAATCATATCTCAAAATGCAAGAAGAGGTAAGAATATGA